In Terriglobales bacterium, the sequence CAGCGCTGGCGCGTCGCGCGCGCATCGTGCTGGCGTGTGCGACCGGAGCGGACAACAAGGACGTGGCTCGCCGCCTGCGCGTTACGCCGGCCACCGTGGGCACGTGGCGCACGCGCTTTGTCGAGCAGCGGCTGGCCTCTATGACGAACCCCGCCCCGGAGCTCCGCGCAGCATCGGCGACGAGCAGATCGAGCAGGTGGTCGTCCGCACTCTGGAAGCACTCCGCGCGGCGCCA encodes:
- a CDS encoding helix-turn-helix domain-containing protein, with amino-acid sequence MRTGRPKTPLSLTPEERRELESLAHRSGSVPALARRARIVLACATGADNKDVARRLRVTPATVGTWRTRFVEQRLASMTNPAPELRAASATSRSSRWSSALWKHSARR